The genomic region CGGTCTTGCCAACCATACATGCAGCATGGGGGTCAACGCTCGGAATTGAACGTCATATCCCCGTGATATCCACCATTGGCACAGCCATTCCAGGCGAACGTAGTATTCGGACGCCATCTCCTTCAGCACGTCTGTTCTGCCCGCCCGGCGAATCGTCTCTTTCCAGGCGTGAAACGTCTCGTCGCTCTCGATCATCCAATCGACCATACCGACCCTTCCGCCCGGACGCAAAACCCGACACATCTCCTCCAATGCCAGCGCTTTTTGTTCCTCGCGCAAATGATGAAATGCAAAGCTGGTGACGACGAAGTCGAAAGTGTCGTCCGGGAAAGGAACGGCCAAAAAATTGCCCAGTTTGGTCGTCATTTCGGGGAATTTCTCCCGGCAGCGTCGCAGCATTTCCGCAGACTGATCCACGGCGGCCATCCGGATTCCGTTTGCGAGAAACCGTCCGCCCAGATTGCCTGTTCCCGCCCCCAGGTCCAATCCGCTTTCCCCCGGTCGGGCATCGATCCACTCGGTCAGCGTTTGCAAGGCGTTGTCGTATTCTGCATACAGATCCAGCGGATCATTTCTTTCCACGCGTTGGTCAAACGTTTCCGCCTGTCGATCGAACGCCCATCGGTCTTGCCACTTTAACCGCCATTGTTCCCGCTCTTGCCAACGGCGTGTGAGGCGGTACCAATCATCCCAGGAAGGGGCCTGGTTTTGTTCCCCGTTTTGAATCATCCGCTCGATGATCTCCAATTGATGCTTGAGTCGGACCCACTCGGTGAATGTGGCGGCCCGTTGCAGTTCCAGGTAGCGGGTGACAACATGTTCTTGACCGCGGTCCACCTCGGCCAGCACTTTTTTGATCTCACTGACGGTCATGCCGATGCGGCGCAACGTGACGATCGTTTGCAGACGCCATGCCTCCTCCTCGGTAAAAGTACGGTATCGGTTATCCGGTTCTTTGGGTGGTGCGATCAGCCCCTTTTCCTCGTAATAGCGGATGGCGCGCGGCGTGATGCCCAACCGTTCCGCCATCTCTTTGATCTGCATCCTTCTCACAGGAGATCCCTCCCGTTTTCATCTTAAAGGTTGACGCCGCGTGAAGGTAAAGGGTATGTACCATCGGTTTCCGGTCAAAATGAAAAGGGAAATGGCTAAAAAAGGATGGATGGTCAATGGTACAAACGGTTGCAGATCACGTCGTGTCGCAATTGGTCGAATGGGGAGTGCAACGGGTGTACGGCGTGTTGGGGGATGGCAATCTGGCGTTGCTGGATGCGCTGTCCCGCCAGCGCAAGGTGCAGTATATCGCGTGTCGGACGGAGATGACGGCGGGGTTGATGGCATCGGCGGAAGCCAAATTGACGGGCAACCTGGGTGTCTGTACGGCCACCAGCGGTCCCGGTGCGGCTCTTTTGCTTGCGGGGTTGGGTGATGCCGCATTGGACCAGGTCCCCGTGTTGGCCGTCACCGGTCAGGTGCCGCGAGAGAAACTGGGGACAGGGGCCAAGCAGGAACTGGATCAGCAATTATTGTTTCAGCCCGTCGCGTCCTATTCCGCACTGGTGGCGGATGCTCACGGAATGCCGCTGCAATTGCATTTGGCGATGCGGACGGCGGTGGAACAGGGAGGGGTGGGCCATTTGTCCGTTCCGAAAGATGTATGGAGCATGCCGGTTTCCGACGCTGTTTTTCCCCTGCCACCGGCCAAATGGAAACCGGAGGTTTCCGCGCGTGATGTGAGGACGGCGGCGGAGTGGCTCAACCAATCCCGGCGCCCCGTTTTGCTGGTTGGACGCGGAGGAGAACGGGCAGGCCAACAGATTGCGGCGATGGCAGAACGGCTGGATGCACCGGTGATCGCCACCATGCCGGCACGACCGGTGATTCCCAACGACCATCCCTTGTTTGTGGGGGGATTGGGACAGGCGGGCAGTGAACCGTCCACGGTGTTGCTCAATGAAGCGGATGTTTGTCTTGTATTGGGAGCGACTTGGTGGCCGAAAGCGGAAGTGCCCCGGCAGATCCCCATCATCCAGGTCGACGCCGATCCCCGTGCCATTGGACGGGTCGTACCGGTCACCGTGGGGATTGCAGGCAAGGTGGAGGACGTGGTGCCTGCCTTGTCCGGACAGTTGCAACAGCGGGACCGTACCGAGTGGCGCACACGGGTGCACCAGCTGCGGAAGGAGTGGGAACAGCGATTGGCTGACGAGGTGAGCCAAAACGGGGTGCCCATCGCCCCGCAGCGGGTGATTCACGCTTTGTCCCGCTGTGTGGCGGAAGACGCGGTAATGGCGGTGGATACGGGCGACCACACGTTGTGGTTCAACCGCATTTTCCAGAGTCGCAGACAGGAGATTCTGATCTCGGGACGATGGCGGACGCTGGGATTTGCCCTGCCTGCGGCGATGGCCGCCAAGTTGGTCTATCCGGACCGACAGGTGGTCGCGCTGGCGGGTGACGGCGGGGTGATGACGACGATCGCCGATTTGGTGACAGCGGCCCATTACGGGTTGGACATCACATTGGTGGTGATGAACAACGGATCGTATGCCATGGAGAAAAATCGGATGCAACTGGTCGGATTCAACACCATGGGCAGTGAGACGGTCAATCCGGATTTCTCCGCATTGGCTGCCGCATGCGGAGGAGAAGGGTTCGTCATCGAGCAACCGGAAGACTTGGAGCCGGTGTTGCAGCGGGCATTGGTTACATCGGTGCCCACAATCGTGGACGTGCGTTGTTCGGATGTCATGGTGCCTCATATCACATTTTGAAAGGGAGGAGATACCATGTGCGGGCGTTTTACGCTGACCGCCGGGTTGGGCGATATCATGCGGCGGTTTTTGATCGCCGAAGCGGAACAGGTGGAACATGGGCCCCGCTACAATATCGCACCCACTCAGCGTGTCCCGGTCGTGGTCGGGTTGCCGGGGGGCAAAAGGCGGCTGAGGATGTTTCGCTGGGGATTGGTTCCGCATTGGGCGCGCACGCCCTCGATCGGGCAGCGGATGATCAATGCCAGAAGGGAAACCCTGCTGGAAAAACCGGCATTTCGCTCCCTGGTGCCGCGCCGCAGATGCATTATTCCCGCAGACGGGTATTATGAATGGAAAGCATTGCCGGACAAACGAAAACAACCGTACCGGATCGTGCCGAAGGACGGTCGATTGGCGGGGTTGGCCGGGCTGTGGGACCGATGGGTGTCACCGGAAGGGGAGACGATCGATTCGTTCACCATCATTACAACGGAAGCGGTCGGTCAGGTGGCATCCATCCACGACCGTATGCCGGTAATCCTGCGACCGGAGGCGGAGTCAGTGTGGTTGGACGCTGAGCTGCGCGATCCTGTCGCCGCTGTGGAGATGCTGGTTCCGCATGCGGAGACATTGTCCTTTTATCCCGTTTCCACGCTGGTCAATTCGCCGCGGAATGATGTGGCGCAATGCATTGAGCCGGTGGAGGGGGAGTGACGGATTCCATCACGAAGAGGAAGAGCGGAAAGCATCCCCAGAAACTGTATATGAGTGAGCGTCGTTCCCGCCCCATAAGGAACGATAAAGGTTCAGGCACCCATCCACATTCGGATGAGTGCTTTTTTGTGCTTGGGCGAGCTACACCCAACTTTCAACTCGTTTCGCATTTTGATATACTGTTTTTGATAATGATTATCATTATCGATAAATGAGAGAAACAAAATAAAGGAGGTTGATACATATGACTCACCACGGACCGGTTCAGCGGGAAAACTCCGAGTTTTCATTGGATGGTTTGTCTTTCAGACTTCGGGACGTGGAGATGGTCAACGGGGACGGTCATTGGCGGGGAGAGCAGCAATTCACCGTTTCTCATGTCCTGTTCGTGGTGACGAGCGGTGAAGGAAACCTGATACTGGGTAGCAATGAATTCCGGCTGCGGCAGGACACAGCATTCGTGTGTCCCCCCGGAGAGACTTTCAGAACGGAAACGGAACAGCGGGATGGGCTGAAGATGTTTCTGTTCAGGTTCGACGTCTTTCGGGAAACGGAGCGCAATGAAGAACAGATGCAGCATGGATCCAAAGAGCGTTTGTTTCCGTTGCAAAAAGAGATCCCGGTTTATCCCGCCGGTAAGCTCGTTTGCTTGTGCGATACCATTTACCATCACTGGCACAGCCAAGACGGTCTGGAACGCTTTCGAGGTCAGGTTGCTTTTCAGGAATTGCTTTACTATGTGTTGAATAGTATCCGCCTTCAGCCGGAAGACTCGCGACCGGCTCTCCAGGCGGCGAAAGACTATATGGAACGTCATTTTAACGAAAATTTGACGATAGAGGAATTGGCGCGCATAGCCAACATTAGCCCCAAGTATTTTGTGGATTTGTTTAAAAGGACGTATGGCATAAGCGCCATCAATTATTTGACGGAACTGCGAATCAACCGGGCCAAGCAGCTCATGGCTCAGTCCCGTGCCAAGCTGCGGGATATTGCCCACCAAGTCGGATATAACGATGAGTTTTATTTCAGCCGCAAATTCAAGAAGGTAGTTGGCGTGCCACCCAAGGTTTACATGAATCGACGCCGCCGTAAAATCGCCGCCTACAAACGTTCGATCACCGGCCAGTTGATGGCGCTCAAGATCATTCCTTACGCTGCGCCGCTCCACCCGAAATGGACCGCTTATTACTATAACAAGTACCGAACCGATATACCCGTACATCTCAGCGCTTACCGCAAAAACCAACATTGGGAATCCAACGTCAAAAAACTCCTCCGTGAACGTCCGGATGTGGTGATCAGTACGGATGTGCTTGACACCGAAGAAAAAGAGATGTTGGAACAGGTTTCACCCGTGTTTTACGTTCCGACGAAGGAGAAAAATTGGAAGGAACAATTGCTTTTGGTGGCTGAATTTCTGGGTGAGTCAGGGGAAGCCGAGCATTGGCTGAAAAGCTATGACAGGAAAACAAAGTTTGCAAGAGACCGGCTGAAACGATCGGTTCAGGATGACACCTTCCTGTTCGTGAAGGTTTCCAAGCAGAATCTTTCTGTTTACTGTAACCGCAGTATGAGTGAAGTATTTTACGATGAATTGCAGTTGGTTCCCGCATGTCGTTTCGATCGTTCCGTCTACGATCAGCAGGTGTCAATCGAGCAATTGGCCGATTTCGATGCCGATCGTCTCCTTTTGATCGTTCGCCAGGAATCAGAGACATTGACGTATTGGAAAGCATTGCAATATTCCATGCCGTGGCAGGAATTGAAGGCGGTACGGAATAACCGGGTTTATTTGATTTCTTCGGATCCATGGTTCGAATATTCGGCTTGTGCGCACAGCCGGGTCATTGACGAGGTGTTGAATCTCTTTTGCGAAAATCATCCAAATTGAATCCCGGATATTATCCATGGTCGAACAAAAGGGTGCGATCTATAATCAATAATGAAAATCATTATCAACACAAAAACAATACATGTGAAAAAAAGGGGATTTTTAGGCTATATGAAAAGGAAATGCCTTCGTATCGGTCTGTATATTTTACTGATCCTTGTGGTGACCGCTTGCGGCGCCAAAAATTTGGCGGATCAGCCAAAAGAAACCGCCAACAATGAAACAAGAACGATCCATTATCTGGGCAAACACTATACGGTTCCCGCGAAGACGGACCGCATCGTGATCACCGGCAGTATGGAAGCAATGGAAGACGCGCTCGTCCTCGGCGTCAAACCGGTCGGCGCCATTACCGTAGGGGGCAAGTTCCCGGACATGTTTGCGGAAATGACGAGGTCCGCGCAATCGATCGGGGAAAAGGCACAACCTGACATGGAGACCATCCTGAAACTGAAACCGGATGTCATCTTGGGGTCCACGAAATTTCCGCCGGCTGTCAGCGAGAAATTGGGGAAAATCGCTCCAACCATTCCGGTTTCCCATATATCGACGAATTGGGAAGCCAATCTGCGCCTTCTGGCGGAGTTGACAGGCAAGCAAGACCTCGCCGAGCAAATTTTGAAGAAGTATCGGCGTGATGTCGTGGCGGCGAAAGCGCAATTAGGTGATCGACTGAAAGATAAAAAAGTCGTCATGATTCGCATCAGAGGCGGCAATATCATGATTTATCCGGAAAATGTATTTTTCAACCCTTCGCTGTACAAGGATTTGGGGCTGACGGCACCGCAAGAGATCAAAAACGCCAAAGCGCAGGAAACGATCTCTTTGGAAAAATTCAGTGAAATGAATCCGGATTATATCTTTGTGCAGTTCTCCGAGAATGAGAACAAGGATCAACCACATGTACTCGAAAACCTGCAACACAATCCGATTTGGCAAAGCATCAATGCGGTCAAAAACAAAAAAGTGTTCCTGAACGTCGTGGATCCGCTCGCGCAAGGCGGTACGGCATGGAGTAAAATCAACTTCTTGAAGGCTGCTGTGGAGAAACTCTCCAAATGATCGAAACAAGGCAGGTAGCACAATATGCGATTCAAGATTTCTTTGCCAGCCTTCATACTATGGCTTTCGCCGATTGCGATGGTGTTCACCATCCTCGCATCCATCCTGTATGGAGCAAAAAATATCGACTCTACGACGGTGTGGGATGCTGTTTTCCACTTTGATCCAGGTAATGTGAACCATCAAATCGTGATGCATTCCCGTATGCCCAGAGCCGTTGGTGCGCTTCTGATCGGCGCGTTCCTGGCCATATCGGGGGCCGTCATGCAGGGAATGACCAGAAACTATCTGGCGTCGCCTTCCATTATGGGGGTTTCTGACGGGTCGGTTTTTACCATTACACTTTGCACGATTTTTGCGCCGAACGCTTCATCATTGGATATGATCATGTATTCGCTGATCGGTTCGGCGCTCGGAGCGGGCATCGCGTTCGGTTTGGCGTCACTTTTGCCAAACGGGATGTCTCCGGTTCGCATGGCGATCATCGGCACCATCATCGGGACGTTTCTCAGCAGCGTTTCGGCAGCCATGGCTTCTTATTTTCAAATTTCACAAAACATCAGCTTTTGGTATCATGCCCGGCTGCACCAGATGGACCCCGGCATGCTCAAACTTACGGTTCCTTTTGCGGTGGTCGGGATCGCTATGGCGCTCCTTGTTTCCAAATCGATCACGATTCTCTCATTGGGCGAGGAAGTGTCCATGAGCTTGGGACTGAGAACGGTGCTGGTCAAAGCGATGGCTGTCGCCAGCGTCGTCATTTTGACCGGCATTTCCGTCGCTTTGGCCGGTAATATCGGATTCGTGGGATTGATTGTTCCCCATATCACCCGGTTTTTGGTCGGTGTGGATTATCGGCGGATTATTCCTTGCGCCGGCGTTCTCGGGGCCATCTTTTTGGCGCTGTCCGATATCCTCAGCAGGTTCTTGAACTATCCGTTTGAGACCCCGATCGGGGTCGTTACTTCGCTGGTCGGTGTTCCTTTCTTCCTCTACTTGATCCGCAAGAAGGGGGGAAGGGAAGATGCCTAAAGCTTCGACAGGGCGCTTTTGGGCGGTCCTGCTCGCGAGCATGGGGGCCACTCTGGTTGCGATCTATGTCAGTCTGACGAACGGCGTATTCGACCTCACGGTCACGGATGTAATCAAGACGCTTCTTGGAATTGATCCGGAGCCGGCTCACGAATTGATCATTTTCGACTTTCGGCTGCCACGGATTGTGATTGCTGCATTGGTCGGGTTTGGTCTCGGTGTTGCGGGTGCCGTGATCCAGGGGATCACACGGAACGGGCTGGCCGATCCCGGCATTTTGGGCATCAATGCAGGGGCCGGTGTGGCAATTGTCGTTTTTATGTTCTTCTTTGAAGAGAAA from Polycladomyces zharkentensis harbors:
- a CDS encoding methyltransferase domain-containing protein encodes the protein MQIKEMAERLGITPRAIRYYEEKGLIAPPKEPDNRYRTFTEEEAWRLQTIVTLRRIGMTVSEIKKVLAEVDRGQEHVVTRYLELQRAATFTEWVRLKHQLEIIERMIQNGEQNQAPSWDDWYRLTRRWQEREQWRLKWQDRWAFDRQAETFDQRVERNDPLDLYAEYDNALQTLTEWIDARPGESGLDLGAGTGNLGGRFLANGIRMAAVDQSAEMLRRCREKFPEMTTKLGNFLAVPFPDDTFDFVVTSFAFHHLREEQKALALEEMCRVLRPGGRVGMVDWMIESDETFHAWKETIRRAGRTDVLKEMASEYYVRLEWLCQWWISRGYDVQFRALTPMLHVWLARPREENRFR
- a CDS encoding thiamine pyrophosphate-binding protein, with product MVQTVADHVVSQLVEWGVQRVYGVLGDGNLALLDALSRQRKVQYIACRTEMTAGLMASAEAKLTGNLGVCTATSGPGAALLLAGLGDAALDQVPVLAVTGQVPREKLGTGAKQELDQQLLFQPVASYSALVADAHGMPLQLHLAMRTAVEQGGVGHLSVPKDVWSMPVSDAVFPLPPAKWKPEVSARDVRTAAEWLNQSRRPVLLVGRGGERAGQQIAAMAERLDAPVIATMPARPVIPNDHPLFVGGLGQAGSEPSTVLLNEADVCLVLGATWWPKAEVPRQIPIIQVDADPRAIGRVVPVTVGIAGKVEDVVPALSGQLQQRDRTEWRTRVHQLRKEWEQRLADEVSQNGVPIAPQRVIHALSRCVAEDAVMAVDTGDHTLWFNRIFQSRRQEILISGRWRTLGFALPAAMAAKLVYPDRQVVALAGDGGVMTTIADLVTAAHYGLDITLVVMNNGSYAMEKNRMQLVGFNTMGSETVNPDFSALAAACGGEGFVIEQPEDLEPVLQRALVTSVPTIVDVRCSDVMVPHITF
- a CDS encoding SOS response-associated peptidase; translation: MCGRFTLTAGLGDIMRRFLIAEAEQVEHGPRYNIAPTQRVPVVVGLPGGKRRLRMFRWGLVPHWARTPSIGQRMINARRETLLEKPAFRSLVPRRRCIIPADGYYEWKALPDKRKQPYRIVPKDGRLAGLAGLWDRWVSPEGETIDSFTIITTEAVGQVASIHDRMPVILRPEAESVWLDAELRDPVAAVEMLVPHAETLSFYPVSTLVNSPRNDVAQCIEPVEGE
- a CDS encoding helix-turn-helix domain-containing protein, producing MTHHGPVQRENSEFSLDGLSFRLRDVEMVNGDGHWRGEQQFTVSHVLFVVTSGEGNLILGSNEFRLRQDTAFVCPPGETFRTETEQRDGLKMFLFRFDVFRETERNEEQMQHGSKERLFPLQKEIPVYPAGKLVCLCDTIYHHWHSQDGLERFRGQVAFQELLYYVLNSIRLQPEDSRPALQAAKDYMERHFNENLTIEELARIANISPKYFVDLFKRTYGISAINYLTELRINRAKQLMAQSRAKLRDIAHQVGYNDEFYFSRKFKKVVGVPPKVYMNRRRRKIAAYKRSITGQLMALKIIPYAAPLHPKWTAYYYNKYRTDIPVHLSAYRKNQHWESNVKKLLRERPDVVISTDVLDTEEKEMLEQVSPVFYVPTKEKNWKEQLLLVAEFLGESGEAEHWLKSYDRKTKFARDRLKRSVQDDTFLFVKVSKQNLSVYCNRSMSEVFYDELQLVPACRFDRSVYDQQVSIEQLADFDADRLLLIVRQESETLTYWKALQYSMPWQELKAVRNNRVYLISSDPWFEYSACAHSRVIDEVLNLFCENHPN
- a CDS encoding iron-hydroxamate ABC transporter substrate-binding protein; amino-acid sequence: MKRKCLRIGLYILLILVVTACGAKNLADQPKETANNETRTIHYLGKHYTVPAKTDRIVITGSMEAMEDALVLGVKPVGAITVGGKFPDMFAEMTRSAQSIGEKAQPDMETILKLKPDVILGSTKFPPAVSEKLGKIAPTIPVSHISTNWEANLRLLAELTGKQDLAEQILKKYRRDVVAAKAQLGDRLKDKKVVMIRIRGGNIMIYPENVFFNPSLYKDLGLTAPQEIKNAKAQETISLEKFSEMNPDYIFVQFSENENKDQPHVLENLQHNPIWQSINAVKNKKVFLNVVDPLAQGGTAWSKINFLKAAVEKLSK
- a CDS encoding FecCD family ABC transporter permease, whose protein sequence is MRFKISLPAFILWLSPIAMVFTILASILYGAKNIDSTTVWDAVFHFDPGNVNHQIVMHSRMPRAVGALLIGAFLAISGAVMQGMTRNYLASPSIMGVSDGSVFTITLCTIFAPNASSLDMIMYSLIGSALGAGIAFGLASLLPNGMSPVRMAIIGTIIGTFLSSVSAAMASYFQISQNISFWYHARLHQMDPGMLKLTVPFAVVGIAMALLVSKSITILSLGEEVSMSLGLRTVLVKAMAVASVVILTGISVALAGNIGFVGLIVPHITRFLVGVDYRRIIPCAGVLGAIFLALSDILSRFLNYPFETPIGVVTSLVGVPFFLYLIRKKGGREDA